A window of Elusimicrobiota bacterium contains these coding sequences:
- a CDS encoding L,D-transpeptidase family protein, with product MKSYTKQIDRLSMITGQQVLLVTTTGYNTITGTMMVFEKTEGKYKWNKVFGPEKVNIGRTGFAEPGQKREGDGHTPSGVYPLGPVYGYLPTVDTKMPYTQSNTDDYWVDDKDSPQYNTWIRGKDKLDPNVKSYEKMVLSNDAYKYVIWIQYNTNPVVPGNGSAIFVHLWSEYGKPTAGCVSMSEKNMVKLLKWLDPTKKPVILLGTEEVVSNCLTQ from the coding sequence GTGAAAAGTTATACGAAGCAGATCGACAGATTAAGTATGATTACCGGACAGCAGGTATTACTTGTAACTACTACCGGATATAACACAATTACAGGGACAATGATGGTATTCGAAAAAACAGAGGGAAAATATAAATGGAATAAGGTTTTTGGCCCGGAGAAAGTTAATATCGGGCGGACAGGATTCGCGGAACCCGGACAGAAACGTGAAGGCGATGGGCATACGCCGTCTGGTGTTTACCCCCTCGGGCCGGTGTACGGATACCTGCCAACAGTTGATACGAAGATGCCCTACACACAGTCAAACACAGATGATTACTGGGTGGATGACAAGGACTCACCGCAGTATAACACATGGATTCGCGGAAAAGACAAGCTTGACCCTAACGTTAAATCGTACGAGAAAATGGTATTATCCAATGACGCGTATAAGTATGTAATTTGGATACAGTACAACACAAACCCTGTGGTTCCCGGAAACGGCAGCGCAATTTTTGTGCATCTCTGGAGCGAGTATGGAAAACCTACTGCCGGCTGTGTTTCGATGAGTGAAAAGAATATGGTGAAACTCCTCAAATGGCTTGACCCCACAAAAAAACCTGTAATACTTTTAGGAACTGAAGAAGTTGTTTCTAATTGTCTTACTCAATAA
- a CDS encoding M15 family metallopeptidase, whose protein sequence is MTIKLVIVLLVSILLINIPVFGKTTAAKEKKDLSADIAYVHTGLVNIQAVDPSIKVQLVYSTTDNFLKSDAYGDLETAYLQKDAAVMLANAQRLLQKRMPGYSLIVYDAARPRSVQRVMWNLVKGTKVEDFVANPENGSVHNYGCAVDVTILDDKDKLLDMGTEFDFFGDLARTDIEDKLFAEAKLTRRQYDNRILLRQVMTKSGFQIIEEEWWHFDAFPRKVAKRKYKIIE, encoded by the coding sequence GTGACAATAAAACTTGTAATAGTACTTCTTGTGTCCATTCTGCTGATTAACATCCCTGTTTTTGGTAAAACCACTGCTGCAAAAGAGAAGAAAGATTTGTCCGCAGACATTGCGTATGTGCATACAGGGTTAGTTAACATCCAGGCAGTTGACCCGTCAATTAAAGTCCAGCTCGTGTATTCAACTACCGACAATTTCTTGAAATCCGACGCGTATGGCGATCTCGAAACAGCGTACCTGCAAAAAGATGCTGCGGTAATGCTTGCCAATGCACAACGGTTACTGCAAAAACGTATGCCGGGATACAGCTTGATTGTTTACGATGCTGCACGGCCGCGCAGCGTACAACGCGTCATGTGGAACCTCGTGAAAGGGACGAAGGTCGAAGACTTTGTTGCCAATCCCGAGAACGGATCCGTTCACAACTACGGTTGTGCGGTGGATGTTACAATTCTTGACGATAAAGATAAACTGCTGGATATGGGCACGGAGTTTGACTTTTTTGGCGATCTTGCGCGGACGGACATCGAAGACAAGCTGTTTGCAGAAGCGAAACTTACAAGACGGCAATATGATAACCGCATATTATTGCGCCAAGTAATGACAAAGTCGGGGTTCCAGATTATTGAAGAAGAATGGTGGCATTTTGACGCGTTCCCTCGGAAAGTTGCGAAACGAAAATACAAGATTATTGAGTAA